One Caretta caretta isolate rCarCar2 chromosome 6, rCarCar1.hap1, whole genome shotgun sequence genomic region harbors:
- the LOC125638269 gene encoding uncharacterized protein LOC125638269, with the protein MRVAMKVLRARDKKDLADKLLQAARTEEKAGASQMQTVHIVDGGMTPEKPMRVRPFQAVLENPSFSLTGLILISSTFTFIPMYSLVLLYWAFRATVRPLHLYRIPKNRSVEKDLNFTYIGPENRQTYTRDMEEEMQIRLTKQKYFTGERESEPLWTAFLRAGDVEHPASVSDPPTGTSTGKTTRDLLVNTLDDLGESELKNFKSKLTDIDLKEGYDHIPKGKLENAKSIEVTDLLIGHYTMDYVMEVTTIVLEAINRKDLARRLRSVTRTGEESAWAWLCLPVPQGVTPKYPYSPLLYNYDKFCTMHALRDILKVLIS; encoded by the exons ATGCGAGTGGCCATGAAGGTCCTGAGGGCCAGGGACAAGAAGGACCTGGCAGACAAACTACTCCAGGCAGCAAGGACAG AGGAAAAAGCTGGTGCCTCCCAGATGCAAACTGTCCACATTGTTGATGGGGGCATGACCCCGGAGAAGCCAATGCGGGTGAGGCCATTCCAAGCTGTACTGGAGAATCCCAGCTTCTCCCTGACTGGACTTATTTTGATCTCTTCTACGTTTACGTTTATTCCAATGTACTCACTGGTGCTGCTGTATTGGGCATTCAGGGCCACAGTCAGACCCCTCCACCTCTACCGGATCCCCAAGAACCGTTCAGTAGAAAAG GATCTGAACTTTACCTACATAGGGCCTGAGAACCGGCAGACCTACACCAGGGACATGGAAGAGGAAATGCAGATCAGattaacaaagcaaaaatacttcACAGGTGAAAGAGAAAGTGAACCTCTCTGGACTGCCTTTCTGAGAGCAG GGGATGTGGAACATCCTGCATCAGTGTCTGATCCTCCCACCG GCACAAGCACAGGGAAAACAACAAGAGATCTCCTGGTAAACACCTTGGATGACTTGGGAGAGAGTGAGTTGAAGAACTTCAAGAGCAAACTGACCGACATTGATCTGAAGGAGGGATATGACCACATACCTAAAGGGAAACTGGAGAATGCAAAGTCTATAGAGGTCACTGACCTCTTGATTGGACACTACACAATGGATTATGTGATGGAGGTGACCACAATAGTGCTGGAAGCCATCAATCGGAAAGACCTGGCAAGGAGATTAAGAAGTGTAACAAGGACTGGTGAGGAATCAGCCTgggcctggctgtgcctcccTGTACCTCAAGGTGTTACCCCAAAAtacccatattcaccactgttatataattatGATAAGTTTTGTACAATGCATGCCTTGCGagatattttaaaagtcttgatctcttga